In Maridesulfovibrio sp., the genomic stretch GACATGCTTATCTGCCTTGACGAAAAAGGAAAGGAAATGACTTCCGTGGAGCTGTCAAAACACTTGCAACGATGGTCAGAAGACCCGAATCTGACCCCGACTTTCGTTATAGGCGGCCCTTTCGGATTAGCGGATGAAGTGAAGAACACCGCCCGGATAAAACTTTCGTTGAGCAAAATGACTCTGCCTCATGAACTGGCCCGGACCATGCTGCTCGAACAGCTCTACCGCGCAGCTTCGATACTCCGCGGCTCACCTTATCATCACGTTTAAGAAGACTTGCGGACCGGCGGTCCTTCCGGGGCCAGAAGACCATTCTGGTAAAGTGGTCCCAGGACTCTCCAGAGACATTGGTCAGGGCTTCCCGGCATTGGGATATATAATTTTTGGCGGGAATTACCGCCTTGGAGATATTTATGCTTAAGATGGATTACCTTGAAAAACTGGAAGAATACATGACTTCCGGTGACATGAAATTTGAATTCGACAACGGAACTGAAGAGAAAAGATTCGAAATCTTAGAATTCCTGGAAAAACTCATGGACGTGGCGGAAATAGCCGACGAGCACGCCACCAAACTGATATTCAAAGGCGGCCTGCTTGAGCAGCTCTCCGGTATGGGACAGGAAAAAGAATAGTATAATTATTTCGGCAAAACGCGAAATGTATCAAAATCAAAGGGCCATCGGAGAATCTCCGATGGCCCTACTTGTTTGAACTAAAAATATTCTAAAGCTTGGTGACTCTGACCACCTCTTCAAGAGTAGTCACGCCTTCCTTTACCAGACGGATACCGTGA encodes the following:
- a CDS encoding 23S rRNA (pseudouridine(1915)-N(3))-methyltransferase RlmH, coding for MSKIKFLWVGKVKEPFFRDACAHYTKKLGRSHKLEETILKDAPGKLPPQEKVKHEGKAIMDKIKPSDMLICLDEKGKEMTSVELSKHLQRWSEDPNLTPTFVIGGPFGLADEVKNTARIKLSLSKMTLPHELARTMLLEQLYRAASILRGSPYHHV